A portion of the Rubritalea squalenifaciens DSM 18772 genome contains these proteins:
- a CDS encoding SIMPL domain-containing protein has translation MKSIILTAASLILSLSAAQAEIDTRRHIEVSGTAELQVEPDRAVWSIAIRGEADSVSGASQQLDESTQALQKALKEAKFPDTTIRLSAISSGRHYTGEDENKVFAGYYAERKAEIELKDLQQRQQIESLLLSDNRIEISKVSTLSSQHDAHQRKVLLNATATAKSKAGDLAAALGAELGQVLTIQQGSPSYLPGLYIRSNSIAAPTFATPTEMEKLSYSATITVKFELK, from the coding sequence ATGAAATCCATCATCCTAACAGCCGCCTCCCTCATCCTCTCTCTCAGCGCCGCACAGGCGGAGATCGATACCAGACGTCACATCGAGGTCTCCGGCACTGCGGAGCTCCAGGTGGAGCCTGACCGCGCTGTCTGGTCCATCGCCATCCGTGGCGAGGCCGACTCTGTCTCCGGTGCCTCCCAGCAGCTGGACGAGTCCACCCAGGCGCTGCAGAAGGCGCTCAAGGAAGCCAAGTTCCCAGACACCACCATCCGCCTCAGCGCCATTTCTTCCGGCCGCCACTACACTGGCGAGGATGAGAACAAGGTCTTCGCTGGTTACTATGCCGAACGTAAAGCCGAGATCGAGCTCAAAGACCTGCAGCAGCGCCAGCAGATCGAAAGCCTCCTGCTGAGCGACAACCGCATCGAGATCAGCAAAGTCAGCACCCTCTCCAGCCAGCACGATGCTCACCAAAGAAAAGTCCTGCTCAATGCCACTGCTACGGCCAAGTCCAAGGCCGGCGACCTGGCAGCCGCGCTGGGCGCAGAGCTGGGCCAGGTACTCACCATCCAGCAGGGTTCACCCTCCTACCTACCCGGTCTCTACATCAGGAGTAACAGCATCGCAGCTCCCACTTTCGCCACCCCAACAGAGATGGAGAAACTCTCCTACAGTGCCACCATCACCGTGAAGTTCGAGCTGAAGTAG
- a CDS encoding glyceraldehyde-3-phosphate dehydrogenase, with translation MTSLLYEQRFSQHLDEHDTSIELTSSINHLARRQSIELVLFRNHILNISPAKLLKLHSENLVHPEVAIHLTAKIAQLIEGLELEPCTIDIGKLAVKWEEEEEGYLDDALAAFLKRELADFAGGPRQNTPPKDVVLYGFGRIGRLLCRELIKQAGNGHQLRLRAVVVRSLDEESLKTRAALLGNDSTHGTFDATITMETRDNTLTINGQRVQFIEANSPDEVNYHQYGISDALVIDNTGAYTTQAELSRHLEAAGVAKVILTAPGEDFNNTVFGVNQDLLDLEKETIFSAASCTTNAISPVLDVMQKKFGIVKGHIESIHAYTNDQNLLDNMHKKHRRGRSAAVNMVITSTRAGTAVAQAIPCLAGKLTSNAVRVPTPNGSLAILNLDLESSVTVEEVNQTIREAAQEGPLANQIKYATEPDLVSTDIIGSDCCSVFDSNATIASPDSNNVVLYIWYDNEHGYTMQVTRLAKYVSHVLRPVY, from the coding sequence ATGACATCTCTATTATACGAGCAGCGATTTTCTCAGCATCTGGACGAGCACGACACGTCCATCGAGCTGACGAGCAGCATCAATCATCTGGCACGCCGCCAGTCGATCGAACTGGTGCTGTTCCGGAATCACATCCTGAACATCAGCCCGGCCAAGCTGCTCAAGCTTCATTCCGAAAATCTGGTGCACCCGGAGGTGGCCATCCACCTAACGGCCAAGATCGCCCAGTTGATCGAGGGACTGGAGCTGGAGCCCTGCACCATCGATATCGGCAAGCTCGCCGTGAAATGGGAGGAAGAGGAGGAAGGCTATCTGGATGATGCGCTGGCGGCCTTTCTGAAGCGGGAGCTGGCGGACTTCGCCGGTGGTCCGCGGCAGAACACACCGCCGAAGGATGTGGTGCTCTACGGCTTCGGCCGTATCGGCAGGCTGCTCTGCCGGGAGCTGATCAAGCAGGCGGGCAACGGCCACCAGCTCAGGCTGCGCGCCGTGGTGGTGCGCTCGCTGGACGAGGAATCTCTCAAGACACGCGCCGCCCTGCTGGGCAATGACTCCACCCACGGCACCTTTGATGCCACCATCACCATGGAGACCAGGGACAATACCCTTACCATCAACGGGCAGAGGGTGCAGTTCATCGAGGCCAACAGCCCGGATGAGGTGAACTACCACCAGTACGGTATCTCGGATGCCCTGGTGATCGACAACACCGGCGCCTACACCACCCAGGCCGAGCTGTCCCGCCACCTGGAGGCCGCCGGAGTGGCCAAGGTGATCCTCACCGCACCGGGAGAGGACTTCAACAACACCGTCTTCGGGGTCAACCAGGACCTGCTCGATCTGGAGAAGGAAACCATTTTCTCCGCCGCCTCCTGCACTACCAATGCCATCTCTCCGGTGCTGGATGTCATGCAGAAGAAGTTCGGCATCGTCAAAGGCCACATCGAGTCCATCCACGCCTACACGAACGACCAGAACCTGCTGGACAACATGCACAAGAAGCACCGCCGCGGCCGCTCTGCTGCCGTGAATATGGTGATCACCTCCACCCGTGCCGGCACCGCCGTGGCGCAGGCCATCCCCTGCCTGGCTGGCAAGCTCACTTCCAATGCCGTGCGGGTACCCACCCCGAACGGCTCGCTCGCCATTCTCAATCTCGACCTGGAATCCAGCGTCACCGTGGAGGAGGTCAACCAGACCATCCGCGAGGCCGCCCAGGAAGGCCCGCTGGCCAACCAGATCAAGTACGCCACCGAGCCCGACCTGGTGTCCACAGACATCATCGGCAGCGACTGCTGCTCCGTCTTCGACTCCAATGCCACCATCGCCTCCCCGGACTCTAACAACGTAGTCCTCTACATCTGGTACGACAACGAACACGGCTACACCATGCAGGTAACCCGCCTCGCCAAGTACGTCTCCCACGTGCTCCGCCCGGTGTACTAA